In one Nostoc sp. KVJ3 genomic region, the following are encoded:
- a CDS encoding AAA family ATPase, with amino-acid sequence MRDLTSDSQLSRIVLKGFKSIAECDLKLLKLNVLIGCNGAGKSNFIGFFHMIQQMLEKNLQVLVSRQGGPDAILHFGRKTTEKLEIELYFGNNGYFATLEATQDNRLMFSKESFWWNMSGERELGSGHFESKALRGTRTRIDQYILPTMRQWRVYHFHDTSDSAYVKQPHKINDNVYLRSDARNLAAFLYLLSENYSESYRRIVKTIRLVAPFFGDFYLRPSPQNNEVIELEWVEQGQDIPFKAHLLSDGTLRFICLVTVFLQPTSLQPETILVDEPELGLHPYAITVLASLMRSTAKEKQVIVSTQSVELLNEFRAEDVIVVDRDHGKSSLRRLNEDDLHEWLEDYSLGELWKKNILGGRPSR; translated from the coding sequence ATGAGGGATCTGACCAGTGACAGCCAACTATCAAGGATTGTTTTGAAGGGCTTTAAGTCTATTGCTGAATGTGACCTTAAGCTTTTGAAACTAAACGTACTTATTGGATGTAATGGTGCAGGTAAATCTAACTTCATAGGCTTCTTTCACATGATTCAGCAGATGCTTGAGAAGAATCTGCAAGTTTTGGTAAGCCGCCAGGGTGGCCCTGATGCGATCTTGCATTTTGGACGTAAAACAACTGAGAAATTAGAGATTGAGCTTTATTTTGGAAACAACGGGTACTTCGCTACGCTTGAAGCAACTCAAGACAACCGTCTGATGTTTTCCAAAGAGTCTTTTTGGTGGAACATGAGCGGTGAGCGTGAACTCGGTAGTGGTCATTTTGAGAGTAAGGCTTTACGGGGCACCAGGACAAGAATTGACCAGTACATATTGCCCACCATGCGGCAGTGGCGGGTTTATCATTTCCATGATACAAGCGACAGCGCTTATGTGAAGCAACCACACAAGATTAATGATAATGTTTACTTGCGTTCTGACGCACGGAATCTTGCAGCTTTCCTATATTTGTTAAGTGAAAATTATTCGGAATCTTATCGGCGAATTGTCAAAACAATTCGACTTGTTGCTCCTTTCTTTGGTGATTTTTATCTACGTCCTTCTCCACAAAACAATGAGGTGATCGAGTTGGAATGGGTCGAGCAAGGTCAAGATATTCCGTTTAAAGCTCATCTTCTTTCGGATGGAACACTTCGTTTTATCTGCCTTGTTACAGTCTTTTTGCAACCTACTTCCCTTCAACCCGAAACCATTTTGGTTGATGAACCTGAGCTAGGTCTTCACCCGTATGCAATTACTGTTCTTGCATCGTTAATGCGCTCCACCGCAAAAGAAAAACAAGTTATTGTTTCAACTCAGTCGGTTGAACTGCTCAATGAATTTAGGGCGGAAGATGTAATTGTTGTAGATCGCGATCATGGTAAATCATCACTCCGAAGATTGAATGAGGATGATTTACACGAGTGGCTTGAAGACTACAGCTTAGGAGAACTATGGAAGAAGAACATCCTTGGCGGGAGACCTTCACGATGA
- a CDS encoding DUF4276 family protein, which translates to MIRIHVFVEGQTEETFVKEVLYEHLQRKDIYLNPILVQTSSISKGGVVSYAKIKPQLNRKCLEDSLAFVTTMFDLYRLPNDFPGSSSLPSTNDPFQKAEYLEQRMSADIKHQNFIPNLLVHEFEGLLYSNPQAFLAWFDQSIVDSLQAERNLFLSPEHINERPTTAPSKRIIRCCLGYEKPLHGSLIAMDIGLDAIRQQCQHFNQWLTRLENISGGNA; encoded by the coding sequence ATGATCCGAATACATGTTTTTGTAGAAGGACAGACGGAAGAAACTTTTGTCAAAGAAGTACTTTATGAGCATCTTCAGCGAAAAGATATATACCTCAACCCCATTCTTGTGCAAACTAGCTCAATAAGTAAGGGCGGTGTAGTGAGCTATGCAAAGATCAAGCCGCAATTGAATCGTAAATGCCTTGAGGATAGTTTGGCCTTCGTCACTACGATGTTTGATTTATATCGATTGCCAAATGATTTTCCAGGAAGCAGTTCTCTGCCTAGTACGAATGACCCATTTCAGAAAGCTGAATATCTTGAGCAGCGAATGAGTGCAGACATTAAACACCAAAATTTTATCCCCAATTTACTGGTTCATGAGTTTGAGGGACTCCTGTACAGCAATCCACAAGCTTTTCTCGCATGGTTTGACCAAAGCATAGTAGATAGTCTACAAGCAGAGCGTAACTTATTCCTTTCACCTGAACATATTAATGAAAGACCGACAACAGCCCCATCTAAACGAATTATCAGATGTTGCCTTGGATATGAAAAGCCATTACATGGCTCTTTGATTGCAATGGATATTGGGTTAGATGCAATACGTCAGCAGTGCCAACATTTTAATCAATGGTTGACGCGTCTTGAAAATATAAGCGGTGGTAACGCTTGA
- a CDS encoding peptidoglycan-binding domain-containing protein codes for MNEISLMMTGVLTIRQAFGANLPQQQIVQMGNDVNQSKQSELEIAALVTPPEFMHTDEIFQTSPSAIALNKEHILQNISKKNQLLAASNLGKSKKSQSGDRDRTKAKGRFQKLSSQPMPTLYFGNSGVAVRVLQRLLVANGYAVRVDGIYGALTETAVKAFQNQQNLGTDGIVGQRTWRALTI; via the coding sequence ATGAATGAAATTAGCCTGATGATGACGGGCGTGTTAACAATAAGACAAGCATTTGGGGCCAATTTGCCACAGCAGCAAATAGTTCAGATGGGAAATGACGTAAATCAGTCAAAACAGAGCGAGTTAGAGATCGCTGCTCTAGTTACACCACCTGAATTTATGCATACAGATGAGATTTTCCAGACTTCTCCCTCAGCGATCGCACTTAATAAAGAACATATACTTCAGAATATCAGCAAAAAGAATCAGTTGCTAGCTGCTTCTAACTTAGGAAAGTCTAAAAAATCTCAGTCTGGAGATCGAGACCGTACAAAGGCTAAAGGACGCTTCCAGAAGTTGAGTAGTCAACCTATGCCGACTCTTTATTTTGGTAACTCTGGTGTTGCTGTCAGAGTTTTGCAACGGCTTTTAGTAGCTAACGGTTATGCCGTTAGAGTGGATGGGATTTATGGCGCACTGACTGAGACTGCTGTTAAAGCTTTTCAAAACCAGCAGAATTTAGGAACGGATGGAATAGTTGGTCAACGTACTTGGCGAGCGTTGACAATTTAA
- a CDS encoding ROK family protein: MVEENGSIRTLSVDIGGSGVKAMVLDITGTPVTERARLDTPQPATPEVVINAIVVLAAAQGEFHRVSVGFPGVVRCGVTETAVNLHPDWIGFDLETALSKHLNKPVRVINDADMQGLGAIAGKGVELVITLGTGFGSALFVDGKLVPNMEMGHHPFRKGETFEQQLRRAELEKIGDKRWNRRLEKAIVSLQHLFNYDCLYIGGGEAVRVNLQLPLNVKLIPNITGLLGGIALWRDEKR; encoded by the coding sequence ATGGTTGAAGAAAATGGATCGATTCGTACCCTATCAGTTGATATTGGTGGTAGTGGCGTTAAGGCTATGGTTTTGGATATTACGGGGACTCCTGTAACGGAAAGAGCGCGTTTAGATACACCCCAACCTGCTACACCGGAGGTTGTAATTAATGCAATTGTTGTGTTGGCTGCGGCTCAAGGTGAATTTCATCGTGTTTCGGTTGGTTTTCCCGGTGTGGTGCGGTGTGGAGTCACTGAAACGGCAGTAAACTTACATCCAGATTGGATTGGATTTGATTTAGAAACAGCATTATCAAAACACTTAAATAAACCAGTACGGGTGATTAATGATGCAGATATGCAGGGTTTGGGAGCGATCGCAGGTAAAGGTGTAGAGTTAGTGATTACTCTGGGTACAGGGTTTGGTTCGGCTTTATTTGTGGACGGTAAGCTAGTGCCGAATATGGAAATGGGGCATCATCCATTTCGCAAAGGAGAGACTTTTGAGCAGCAGTTGCGGCGTGCAGAGTTAGAAAAAATTGGTGATAAAAGATGGAACAGGCGTTTAGAAAAGGCGATCGTATCCTTACAACATCTGTTCAATTATGATTGCCTTTACATTGGCGGTGGTGAAGCTGTGAGAGTGAATTTGCAGCTACCGTTAAATGTCAAACTTATTCCTAATATCACTGGTTTATTAGGCGGTATTGCTTTATGGCGAGATGAAAAAAGGTAA